A single Tuberibacillus sp. Marseille-P3662 DNA region contains:
- the pstC gene encoding phosphate ABC transporter permease subunit PstC → MNSHKESGQQSVNVTPASERLLSKNKSNKNGEFRGKIIIFSSAFFILAATVAITLFLTIKGLQSFVIDGLNVVDFMTGMEWYPKGNAPTYGAFPFIFGSFAVTFLSAIVAAPLGIGSALFMTEITKKWGQKILQPVIEILVGIPSVVYGLVGLLVIVPVIRSYFGGTGFGLLAGTIVVGIMVLPTVTSISVDTLKSVPEDLKNASYALGATRWQTIYKVVIPAVLPSLLTAVVLGMARAFGEALAVQMVIGNTKTLPDSLVEPAATLTTIITLSMGHTTYGSTLNHALWTLGLVLLVMSYVFIMIIRFLSRRRQV, encoded by the coding sequence ATGAATAGCCATAAGGAAAGCGGGCAACAGTCAGTCAATGTCACACCTGCTAGCGAGAGATTGTTATCGAAAAATAAATCGAATAAAAATGGGGAATTTAGAGGAAAGATTATTATTTTCTCCAGTGCTTTTTTTATTTTGGCGGCGACCGTTGCTATTACATTGTTTCTAACGATAAAGGGCCTTCAATCTTTTGTAATAGATGGTTTAAATGTGGTTGATTTTATGACCGGCATGGAATGGTATCCGAAAGGGAACGCTCCTACGTACGGAGCATTTCCATTTATTTTCGGCTCGTTCGCGGTGACTTTTCTATCCGCGATTGTTGCGGCGCCACTAGGAATAGGCAGTGCCCTCTTTATGACGGAAATTACAAAAAAGTGGGGACAGAAAATCTTACAGCCAGTTATTGAAATTCTTGTCGGCATTCCCTCTGTCGTCTATGGGCTTGTCGGTTTGTTGGTCATCGTCCCGGTCATTCGTTCGTATTTCGGAGGGACAGGTTTTGGCCTGCTTGCAGGAACCATCGTCGTTGGAATCATGGTCTTGCCGACGGTCACTAGTATTTCGGTAGATACGCTTAAGTCTGTTCCTGAGGATTTGAAAAATGCTTCTTACGCACTTGGAGCAACAAGATGGCAGACCATTTATAAAGTAGTGATTCCTGCTGTTTTACCTTCACTATTGACGGCTGTTGTTTTGGGCATGGCAAGGGCATTCGGAGAAGCGTTAGCTGTACAAATGGTCATCGGTAACACTAAGACATTACCGGATTCCCTGGTTGAACCGGCAGCGACTTTAACAACAATTATCACACTTAGCATGGGCCACACGACGTACGGGAGTACACTTAATCATGCGCTTTGGACGCTCGGTCTGGTTTTACTAGTCATGTCTTATGTATTCATCATGATTATTCGCTTTTTGTCACGGAGGAGGCAAGTATAA
- a CDS encoding phosphate ABC transporter substrate-binding protein, giving the protein MKIRNGMLFMVLAAVIVFASACGNGGKSGNTDGTSEAGNTKGSNEKLSGKLIVGGSSALQPLAAAAAKQFMQEKPSIKIQVQGGGSGTGLSEVASGNFDIGNSDIFAEAKSGIDPTKLTDHKVAVVGMTAAVNPKAGVNNLSQEELIKVFTGEVTNWSQVGGNDVDITLVNRPDGSGTRATFVKFALNGQTPAKGITQDSSNTVKRIVAETPGGIGYESFSYFSEEDSIVKLSIDGVEATAENVQSGKFPVWAYEHMYTKGEPNKNEQAFLDYMMSETVQGKLVPAQGYISATKMQVKRNAKGETTKK; this is encoded by the coding sequence GTGAAAATAAGAAATGGGATGCTTTTTATGGTGTTGGCAGCGGTGATAGTATTTGCTTCCGCGTGCGGAAATGGTGGAAAATCCGGAAATACTGATGGGACAAGCGAAGCAGGAAACACAAAAGGATCAAATGAAAAATTATCAGGCAAGCTTATTGTGGGTGGTTCAAGTGCACTTCAACCGTTGGCTGCAGCTGCCGCAAAACAATTTATGCAAGAAAAGCCTAGCATCAAAATTCAGGTTCAAGGCGGCGGAAGCGGTACCGGTCTTAGTGAAGTGGCTTCGGGAAACTTCGATATCGGCAATTCTGACATCTTTGCAGAAGCGAAATCCGGTATCGATCCGACCAAGCTGACCGATCATAAAGTTGCTGTTGTCGGGATGACCGCCGCAGTCAATCCAAAAGCCGGTGTCAATAACCTTTCGCAAGAGGAGCTTATTAAAGTGTTCACAGGCGAGGTCACGAATTGGTCACAAGTAGGCGGAAACGATGTTGATATTACGCTTGTCAATCGTCCTGATGGTTCAGGTACTCGTGCCACTTTCGTGAAATTTGCCTTAAATGGACAAACCCCTGCTAAAGGGATTACTCAAGATTCTTCTAATACTGTTAAACGGATTGTTGCCGAAACCCCTGGGGGAATTGGATATGAGTCATTCTCGTATTTTTCTGAAGAAGATTCGATTGTCAAATTGAGCATTGACGGCGTAGAAGCAACGGCTGAAAACGTTCAATCCGGTAAATTCCCAGTATGGGCTTATGAGCACATGTATACAAAAGGTGAGCCTAATAAAAATGAGCAAGCCTTTCTTGACTATATGATGAGTGAGACCGTGCAGGGCAAACTTGTACCAGCTCAAGGCTACATCTCAGCTACGAAAATGCAAGTAAAGCGGAACGCTAAAGGTGAAACGACAAAAAAATAG